GTGGCCGACCCCAGCAGGGGCATGCGCTCGATGGCGGCGGCGATGTTGCCGGCCTCGTTGCGGGCCGGGATCACCACGCTGACGCTGGGGCGGCGCTGGGCCGGGGTGGCGGGCCGGGCCACCAGCCAGTGGGTGAGCCCGAACTGCTCCAGCACGGGCAGCTGGCTCAGCCAGCGGTTGGCCAAAGGGGCGAGCAGGGGGATCCGGCGGGGCAGCAGGCAGCGGTGCCCCTGCTTGAGCACCTCCCAGCCGGCCAGATCGAGCAGGTTCTGCACATCCCGGGGGGTGAGCCAGCTCTCGGGCGGCTGGGGCTGACGCAGGCGCAGCCCTTCCGCCGCCTTGAGCAGGGGCTGCCACAGCCAGTTGTGGAAACTCACCACCAGCCGGGTGCGGTCATGGCAGAACGCCGCCAGCCGCTCGAGCACCCCCTGCACGTCCTCGAGGGTGTTGAGGGTGTTGGCCAGCAGGATCACGTCGAAGGGGGCGCTCTCCCCGATCGCCTCCGGGTCGATCGTCGCCGCCTCGGCGCAGACGATCCGCAGGTTGGGGTGGGCCGCCCGGGCCGCGGCGGCGATGGTGGGGTCGCGCTCGATGCCCACCCCGTGGGCCGGGTGGGTGGCCGCCAGCAGATCGCCAAGGCCGCAGCCGATCTCGAGCACCCGCAGACCCGGGGCGACCAGCAGCTGGTGCAGGCGGTTCAGGTCCTCGTAGTAGGCGCGGTTGCGGCGGTGGAACCGCTGCAGTCCCTCCGGCTGGAGCGTGCCGTTCATCGCAGCAGGGCCAGGGTGCCCGCCACATCGAGCCGCAGGCCGCGGGCCACGATCCGCAGCGTCCGCAGGGTGCGATTGCCGGGGTCGAGCCGGGCGGCGGCATCCAGCGCCACCTGGGCCTGGCCGGGGTGGAAGCGGTAGAGCTGCACGAAGCCGAGGGCCATCAGGGAATGGGGATTGGTGGGTTCGAGGGACACGATGCGCTGCAGCGTGTCGACGGCCCCATCGGCGTGCCGCTGCAGCG
This genomic stretch from Cyanobium gracile PCC 6307 harbors:
- a CDS encoding glycosyltransferase; the protein is MNGTLQPEGLQRFHRRNRAYYEDLNRLHQLLVAPGLRVLEIGCGLGDLLAATHPAHGVGIERDPTIAAAARAAHPNLRIVCAEAATIDPEAIGESAPFDVILLANTLNTLEDVQGVLERLAAFCHDRTRLVVSFHNWLWQPLLKAAEGLRLRQPQPPESWLTPRDVQNLLDLAGWEVLKQGHRCLLPRRIPLLAPLANRWLSQLPVLEQFGLTHWLVARPATPAQRRPSVSVVIPARNEAGNIAAAIERMPLLGSATEVLFVEGHSSDATWEEIERVCASYSGPLQLRALRQSGRGKADAVWLGFDQAGGEVLMILDADLTVRPEDLPRFYKALAEGRGEFVNGCRLVYPRSSAAMPPLNTAANRFFAASFSWLLRQRLKDTLCGTKVIWKADYERLKAGRAYFGDFDPFGDFDLLFGAAKLNLKIVEVPVRYQERSYGSSNIAHVKEGLILARMCLYAAQKLRFTP